One Elaeis guineensis isolate ETL-2024a chromosome 10, EG11, whole genome shotgun sequence genomic window carries:
- the LOC105053264 gene encoding protein EMSY-LIKE 1 isoform X2, whose translation MEYLKNDSSGTDDDLPNHQIIQNSKGVLYSGAMRISSGPVSHGTDLVNMEFQIHRMEAEAYGAVLRAFIAQSDVLSWGKEGLISELRKELRVSDVEHREILGKINSDDSIKSIRELRKNADAQVTTMNASSFDPNSISHISRKKLKPGHMTVSLSPKYPPHAQPSPTAAPSSLATHAREDHWSDKASVFSPKGDVGQALTPVHQRQAPSTGKARGSLIVQTSKKGFVHSGVENLKPRSDIIEILATDQLIHEVERICSVENPDPAQIEKVKIMLRGHERALLEAIGRLADVSDDDSPDPGQHRYPSGEPKRNVRGVHNAVYEQFDRTRSYYSEGYGKDCPGRVGIPSIDLHDDEYDKGC comes from the exons GAACTGATGATGATCTTCCAAATCACCAGATCATTCAGAACTCTAAGGGTGTTCTTTATTCAGGAGCTATGAGAATCTCTTCTGGACCTGTATCTCATGGAACAGATCTAGTAAACATGGAATTTCAAATTCACCGCATGGAGGCTGAGGCATATGGTGCTGTGTTAAGAGCCTTTATTGCTCAATCTGATGTTCTTTCATGG GGTAAGGAAGGACTCATATCAGAGTTAAGGAAGGAACTCAGGGTTTCTGATGTTGAGCACAGAGAAATTCTTGGAAAAATCAATTCAGATGATTCAATCAAGTCCATAAG GGAATTGCGTAAGAATGCTGATGCTCAAGTGACAACAATGAATGCTTCTAGTTTTGATCCAAATTCCATCAGTCATATATCTCGGAAAAAGTTAAAACCTGGGCATATGACTGTTTCATTATCCCCAAAATACCCACCCCATGCTCAACCCTCACCAACAGCTGCTCCTTCTTCGTTGGCA ACACATGCTAGAGAAGACCACTGGAGTGACAAAGCATCTGTATTCTCCCCTAAAGGGGATGTTGGACAAGCTCTAACACCTGTTCATCAAAGGCAGGCACCAAGCACTGGGAAAGCTAGAGGCTCACTCATTGTCCAGACCTCCAAGAAGGGTTTTGTTCATTCAGGGGTTGAAAATTTGAAACCTCGATCAGACATAATTGAGATTCTTGCAACAGACCAGCTTATACATGAG GTTGAGAGGATTTGCAGCGTAGAGAACCCTGATCCAGCTCAGATAGAGAAGGTGAAAATAATGCTCAGA GGTCATGAAAGAGCTCTTCTGGAAGCCATCGGAAGACTTGCTGATGTATCAGATG ATGACTCACCTGATCCTGGACAGCATCGGTACCCTAGTGGAGAGCCAAAGAGGAACGTACGTGGAGTTCATAATGCTGTTTATGAGCAGTTTGATAGGACAAGAAGCTATTACAGTGAAGGATATGGTAAGGACTGCCCAGGAAGAGTGGGAATCCCGTCCATTGATCTGCATGATGATGAGTATGACAAAGGTTGCTGA
- the LOC105053264 gene encoding protein EMSY-LIKE 1 isoform X1, whose product MEYLKNDSSGTDDDLPNHQIIQNSKGVLYSGAMRISSGPVSHGTDLVNMEFQIHRMEAEAYGAVLRAFIAQSDVLSWGKEGLISELRKELRVSDVEHREILGKINSDDSIKSIRELRKNADAQVTTMNASSFDPNSISHISRKKLKPGHMTVSLSPKYPPHAQPSPTAAPSSLATHAREDHWSDKASVFSPKGDVGQALTPVHQRQAPSTGKARGSLIVQTSKKGFVHSGVENLKPRSDIIEILATDQLIHEVERICSVENPDPAQIEKVKIMLRILIILMQFWSRVMKELFWKPSEDLLMYQMMTHLILDSIGTLVESQRGTYVEFIMLFMSSLIGQEAITVKDMVRTAQEEWESRPLICMMMSMTKVAEIP is encoded by the exons GAACTGATGATGATCTTCCAAATCACCAGATCATTCAGAACTCTAAGGGTGTTCTTTATTCAGGAGCTATGAGAATCTCTTCTGGACCTGTATCTCATGGAACAGATCTAGTAAACATGGAATTTCAAATTCACCGCATGGAGGCTGAGGCATATGGTGCTGTGTTAAGAGCCTTTATTGCTCAATCTGATGTTCTTTCATGG GGTAAGGAAGGACTCATATCAGAGTTAAGGAAGGAACTCAGGGTTTCTGATGTTGAGCACAGAGAAATTCTTGGAAAAATCAATTCAGATGATTCAATCAAGTCCATAAG GGAATTGCGTAAGAATGCTGATGCTCAAGTGACAACAATGAATGCTTCTAGTTTTGATCCAAATTCCATCAGTCATATATCTCGGAAAAAGTTAAAACCTGGGCATATGACTGTTTCATTATCCCCAAAATACCCACCCCATGCTCAACCCTCACCAACAGCTGCTCCTTCTTCGTTGGCA ACACATGCTAGAGAAGACCACTGGAGTGACAAAGCATCTGTATTCTCCCCTAAAGGGGATGTTGGACAAGCTCTAACACCTGTTCATCAAAGGCAGGCACCAAGCACTGGGAAAGCTAGAGGCTCACTCATTGTCCAGACCTCCAAGAAGGGTTTTGTTCATTCAGGGGTTGAAAATTTGAAACCTCGATCAGACATAATTGAGATTCTTGCAACAGACCAGCTTATACATGAG GTTGAGAGGATTTGCAGCGTAGAGAACCCTGATCCAGCTCAGATAGAGAAGGTGAAAATAATGCTCAGA ATCCTAATTATACTTATGCAATTCTGGAGTAGGGTCATGAAAGAGCTCTTCTGGAAGCCATCGGAAGACTTGCTGATGTATCAGATG ATGACTCACCTGATCCTGGACAGCATCGGTACCCTAGTGGAGAGCCAAAGAGGAACGTACGTGGAGTTCATAATGCTGTTTATGAGCAGTTTGATAGGACAAGAAGCTATTACAGTGAAGGATATGGTAAGGACTGCCCAGGAAGAGTGGGAATCCCGTCCATTGATCTGCATGATGATGAGTATGACAAAGGTTGCTGAAATACCATAA
- the LOC105053264 gene encoding protein EMSY-LIKE 3 isoform X6 has protein sequence MEYLKNDSSGTDDDLPNHQIIQNSKGVLYSGAMRISSGPVSHGTDLVNMEFQIHRMEAEAYGAVLRAFIAQSDVLSWGKEGLISELRKELRVSDVEHREILGKINSDDSIKSIRELRKNADAQVTTMNASSFDPNSISHISRKKLKPGHMTVSLSPKYPPHAQPSPTAAPSSLATHAREDHWSDKASVFSPKGDVGQALTPVHQRQAPSTGKARGSLIVQTSKKGFVHSGVENLKPRSDIIEILATDQLIHEVERICSVENPDPAQIEKVKIMLRGHERALLEAIGRLADVSDDDSPDPGQHRYPSGEPKRNVRGVHNAVYEQFDRTRSYYSEGYD, from the exons GAACTGATGATGATCTTCCAAATCACCAGATCATTCAGAACTCTAAGGGTGTTCTTTATTCAGGAGCTATGAGAATCTCTTCTGGACCTGTATCTCATGGAACAGATCTAGTAAACATGGAATTTCAAATTCACCGCATGGAGGCTGAGGCATATGGTGCTGTGTTAAGAGCCTTTATTGCTCAATCTGATGTTCTTTCATGG GGTAAGGAAGGACTCATATCAGAGTTAAGGAAGGAACTCAGGGTTTCTGATGTTGAGCACAGAGAAATTCTTGGAAAAATCAATTCAGATGATTCAATCAAGTCCATAAG GGAATTGCGTAAGAATGCTGATGCTCAAGTGACAACAATGAATGCTTCTAGTTTTGATCCAAATTCCATCAGTCATATATCTCGGAAAAAGTTAAAACCTGGGCATATGACTGTTTCATTATCCCCAAAATACCCACCCCATGCTCAACCCTCACCAACAGCTGCTCCTTCTTCGTTGGCA ACACATGCTAGAGAAGACCACTGGAGTGACAAAGCATCTGTATTCTCCCCTAAAGGGGATGTTGGACAAGCTCTAACACCTGTTCATCAAAGGCAGGCACCAAGCACTGGGAAAGCTAGAGGCTCACTCATTGTCCAGACCTCCAAGAAGGGTTTTGTTCATTCAGGGGTTGAAAATTTGAAACCTCGATCAGACATAATTGAGATTCTTGCAACAGACCAGCTTATACATGAG GTTGAGAGGATTTGCAGCGTAGAGAACCCTGATCCAGCTCAGATAGAGAAGGTGAAAATAATGCTCAGA GGTCATGAAAGAGCTCTTCTGGAAGCCATCGGAAGACTTGCTGATGTATCAGATG ATGACTCACCTGATCCTGGACAGCATCGGTACCCTAGTGGAGAGCCAAAGAGGAACGTACGTGGAGTTCATAATGCTGTTTATGAGCAGTTTGATAGGACAAGAAGCTATTACAGTGAAGGATATG ATTGA
- the LOC105053264 gene encoding protein EMSY-LIKE 1 isoform X4 → MEYLKNDSSGAMRISSGPVSHGTDLVNMEFQIHRMEAEAYGAVLRAFIAQSDVLSWGKEGLISELRKELRVSDVEHREILGKINSDDSIKSIRELRKNADAQVTTMNASSFDPNSISHISRKKLKPGHMTVSLSPKYPPHAQPSPTAAPSSLATHAREDHWSDKASVFSPKGDVGQALTPVHQRQAPSTGKARGSLIVQTSKKGFVHSGVENLKPRSDIIEILATDQLIHEVERICSVENPDPAQIEKVKIMLRILIILMQFWSRVMKELFWKPSEDLLMYQMMTHLILDSIGTLVESQRGTYVEFIMLFMSSLIGQEAITVKDMVRTAQEEWESRPLICMMMSMTKVAEIP, encoded by the exons GAGCTATGAGAATCTCTTCTGGACCTGTATCTCATGGAACAGATCTAGTAAACATGGAATTTCAAATTCACCGCATGGAGGCTGAGGCATATGGTGCTGTGTTAAGAGCCTTTATTGCTCAATCTGATGTTCTTTCATGG GGTAAGGAAGGACTCATATCAGAGTTAAGGAAGGAACTCAGGGTTTCTGATGTTGAGCACAGAGAAATTCTTGGAAAAATCAATTCAGATGATTCAATCAAGTCCATAAG GGAATTGCGTAAGAATGCTGATGCTCAAGTGACAACAATGAATGCTTCTAGTTTTGATCCAAATTCCATCAGTCATATATCTCGGAAAAAGTTAAAACCTGGGCATATGACTGTTTCATTATCCCCAAAATACCCACCCCATGCTCAACCCTCACCAACAGCTGCTCCTTCTTCGTTGGCA ACACATGCTAGAGAAGACCACTGGAGTGACAAAGCATCTGTATTCTCCCCTAAAGGGGATGTTGGACAAGCTCTAACACCTGTTCATCAAAGGCAGGCACCAAGCACTGGGAAAGCTAGAGGCTCACTCATTGTCCAGACCTCCAAGAAGGGTTTTGTTCATTCAGGGGTTGAAAATTTGAAACCTCGATCAGACATAATTGAGATTCTTGCAACAGACCAGCTTATACATGAG GTTGAGAGGATTTGCAGCGTAGAGAACCCTGATCCAGCTCAGATAGAGAAGGTGAAAATAATGCTCAGA ATCCTAATTATACTTATGCAATTCTGGAGTAGGGTCATGAAAGAGCTCTTCTGGAAGCCATCGGAAGACTTGCTGATGTATCAGATG ATGACTCACCTGATCCTGGACAGCATCGGTACCCTAGTGGAGAGCCAAAGAGGAACGTACGTGGAGTTCATAATGCTGTTTATGAGCAGTTTGATAGGACAAGAAGCTATTACAGTGAAGGATATGGTAAGGACTGCCCAGGAAGAGTGGGAATCCCGTCCATTGATCTGCATGATGATGAGTATGACAAAGGTTGCTGAAATACCATAA
- the LOC105053264 gene encoding protein EMSY-LIKE 4 isoform X3 has translation MEYLKNDSSGTDDDLPNHQIIQNSKGVLYSGAMRISSGPVSHGTDLVNMEFQIHRMEAEAYGAVLRAFIAQSDVLSWGKEGLISELRKELRVSDVEHREILGKINSDDSIKSIRELRKNADAQVTTMNASSFDPNSISHISRKKLKPGHMTVSLSPKYPPHAQPSPTAAPSSLATHAREDHWSDKASVFSPKGDVGQALTPVHQRQAPSTGKARGSLIVQTSKKGFVHSGVENLKPRSDIIEILATDQLIHEVERICSVENPDPAQIEKVKIMLRILIILMQFWSRVMKELFWKPSEDLLMYQMMTHLILDSIGTLVESQRGTYVEFIMLFMSSLIGQEAITVKDMIDVDVHHCI, from the exons GAACTGATGATGATCTTCCAAATCACCAGATCATTCAGAACTCTAAGGGTGTTCTTTATTCAGGAGCTATGAGAATCTCTTCTGGACCTGTATCTCATGGAACAGATCTAGTAAACATGGAATTTCAAATTCACCGCATGGAGGCTGAGGCATATGGTGCTGTGTTAAGAGCCTTTATTGCTCAATCTGATGTTCTTTCATGG GGTAAGGAAGGACTCATATCAGAGTTAAGGAAGGAACTCAGGGTTTCTGATGTTGAGCACAGAGAAATTCTTGGAAAAATCAATTCAGATGATTCAATCAAGTCCATAAG GGAATTGCGTAAGAATGCTGATGCTCAAGTGACAACAATGAATGCTTCTAGTTTTGATCCAAATTCCATCAGTCATATATCTCGGAAAAAGTTAAAACCTGGGCATATGACTGTTTCATTATCCCCAAAATACCCACCCCATGCTCAACCCTCACCAACAGCTGCTCCTTCTTCGTTGGCA ACACATGCTAGAGAAGACCACTGGAGTGACAAAGCATCTGTATTCTCCCCTAAAGGGGATGTTGGACAAGCTCTAACACCTGTTCATCAAAGGCAGGCACCAAGCACTGGGAAAGCTAGAGGCTCACTCATTGTCCAGACCTCCAAGAAGGGTTTTGTTCATTCAGGGGTTGAAAATTTGAAACCTCGATCAGACATAATTGAGATTCTTGCAACAGACCAGCTTATACATGAG GTTGAGAGGATTTGCAGCGTAGAGAACCCTGATCCAGCTCAGATAGAGAAGGTGAAAATAATGCTCAGA ATCCTAATTATACTTATGCAATTCTGGAGTAGGGTCATGAAAGAGCTCTTCTGGAAGCCATCGGAAGACTTGCTGATGTATCAGATG ATGACTCACCTGATCCTGGACAGCATCGGTACCCTAGTGGAGAGCCAAAGAGGAACGTACGTGGAGTTCATAATGCTGTTTATGAGCAGTTTGATAGGACAAGAAGCTATTACAGTGAAGGATATG ATTGACGTGGATGTGCATCACTGCATCTGA
- the LOC105053264 gene encoding protein EMSY-LIKE 1 isoform X5, producing MRISSGPVSHGTDLVNMEFQIHRMEAEAYGAVLRAFIAQSDVLSWGKEGLISELRKELRVSDVEHREILGKINSDDSIKSIRELRKNADAQVTTMNASSFDPNSISHISRKKLKPGHMTVSLSPKYPPHAQPSPTAAPSSLATHAREDHWSDKASVFSPKGDVGQALTPVHQRQAPSTGKARGSLIVQTSKKGFVHSGVENLKPRSDIIEILATDQLIHEVERICSVENPDPAQIEKVKIMLRILIILMQFWSRVMKELFWKPSEDLLMYQMMTHLILDSIGTLVESQRGTYVEFIMLFMSSLIGQEAITVKDMVRTAQEEWESRPLICMMMSMTKVAEIP from the exons ATGAGAATCTCTTCTGGACCTGTATCTCATGGAACAGATCTAGTAAACATGGAATTTCAAATTCACCGCATGGAGGCTGAGGCATATGGTGCTGTGTTAAGAGCCTTTATTGCTCAATCTGATGTTCTTTCATGG GGTAAGGAAGGACTCATATCAGAGTTAAGGAAGGAACTCAGGGTTTCTGATGTTGAGCACAGAGAAATTCTTGGAAAAATCAATTCAGATGATTCAATCAAGTCCATAAG GGAATTGCGTAAGAATGCTGATGCTCAAGTGACAACAATGAATGCTTCTAGTTTTGATCCAAATTCCATCAGTCATATATCTCGGAAAAAGTTAAAACCTGGGCATATGACTGTTTCATTATCCCCAAAATACCCACCCCATGCTCAACCCTCACCAACAGCTGCTCCTTCTTCGTTGGCA ACACATGCTAGAGAAGACCACTGGAGTGACAAAGCATCTGTATTCTCCCCTAAAGGGGATGTTGGACAAGCTCTAACACCTGTTCATCAAAGGCAGGCACCAAGCACTGGGAAAGCTAGAGGCTCACTCATTGTCCAGACCTCCAAGAAGGGTTTTGTTCATTCAGGGGTTGAAAATTTGAAACCTCGATCAGACATAATTGAGATTCTTGCAACAGACCAGCTTATACATGAG GTTGAGAGGATTTGCAGCGTAGAGAACCCTGATCCAGCTCAGATAGAGAAGGTGAAAATAATGCTCAGA ATCCTAATTATACTTATGCAATTCTGGAGTAGGGTCATGAAAGAGCTCTTCTGGAAGCCATCGGAAGACTTGCTGATGTATCAGATG ATGACTCACCTGATCCTGGACAGCATCGGTACCCTAGTGGAGAGCCAAAGAGGAACGTACGTGGAGTTCATAATGCTGTTTATGAGCAGTTTGATAGGACAAGAAGCTATTACAGTGAAGGATATGGTAAGGACTGCCCAGGAAGAGTGGGAATCCCGTCCATTGATCTGCATGATGATGAGTATGACAAAGGTTGCTGAAATACCATAA